In Kaistella faecalis, a genomic segment contains:
- the gyrA gene encoding DNA gyrase subunit A encodes MHKEGERLIPINIVDEMKSSYIDYSMSVIVSRALPDVRDGLKPVHRRVLYGMYNLNVFSNRKHLKSARIVGDVLGKYHPHGDSSVYDAMVRMAQPWSLRYPQVDGQGNFGSMDGDPPAAMRYTEARLKKIADDVLADLDKETVDFQNNFDDSLTEPSVMPTKIPNLLVNGASGIAVGMATNMAPHNLSESIDAIVAYIDNNEITIDELMKHIIAPDFPTGGIIYGYDGVRDAFHTGKGRIVLRAKVNFEEIGNRNAIIVTEVPYQVNKAEMIARTAELVKDEKIPGIYEIRDESDRQGLRIVYELKNDAIPNVVLNMLYKYTSLQTSFSVNNIALVKGRPEQLNLKNIIHHFVDHRHEIVIRRTEYELRKAKERAHILEGFMKVIGTQDDLDKAIAIIRHSSNPAEAKEGLMKEFDLSEIQAQAILDLRLARLTGMELDKIRAEYDEIMNLIKNLEDILANESRRFEIIKEELLDMKEKYGDERRSEIDYSGGEMSIEDLIPDEKVVLTISHAGYIKRTSLSEYKVQSRGGVGNRAATTRDEDFLEYIVAATNHQYMLFFTEKGKCFWLRVFEIPEGSKTSKGRAVQNLINIEPDDKIKAYIRTNDLKDADYVNKMNVVMITKNGTIKKTSLEAYSRPRTNGVNAIEIRDNDQLLGARLTSGDSEIMIATKNGKCIRFPEEKARAVGRGSIGVRGISLEDNDEVIGMIVVNDVQNETVLVVSEKGYGKRTAVEDYRVTNRGGKGVITLNITEKTGNLIAIQNVTDEDGLMIINKSGVAIRMGMDEMRVMGRNTQGVKVINLKNNDSIAAIAKVEMDKDVKEVEAVEEEALPGAVDTLIPEFKDAPQTGDNAISNMGDEAVLKKIEEEEEKQNRQIEKDKEGDSTADEE; translated from the coding sequence ATGCATAAAGAAGGAGAAAGGTTAATTCCTATCAACATTGTTGATGAAATGAAATCCTCTTATATCGATTATTCGATGTCGGTAATTGTTTCGAGAGCTTTACCCGATGTAAGAGATGGCTTGAAGCCGGTTCACAGAAGAGTTTTATACGGAATGTACAATCTGAATGTTTTTTCTAACAGAAAACATTTGAAATCTGCAAGAATTGTCGGGGATGTTCTTGGTAAATATCACCCGCACGGCGATTCCTCTGTTTACGATGCAATGGTACGTATGGCCCAGCCGTGGAGTCTGCGTTACCCGCAGGTTGACGGGCAGGGTAACTTCGGTTCCATGGATGGGGATCCGCCTGCAGCAATGCGTTATACCGAAGCAAGACTCAAAAAGATTGCAGATGACGTTTTGGCTGATCTCGATAAAGAGACCGTAGATTTCCAGAATAACTTTGATGATTCCTTGACGGAGCCTTCCGTAATGCCGACTAAAATTCCGAATCTTCTGGTAAACGGTGCATCAGGTATTGCTGTAGGTATGGCGACGAATATGGCGCCTCATAACCTTTCAGAGAGTATTGACGCGATTGTTGCCTATATCGATAATAATGAAATTACTATTGATGAGCTCATGAAGCACATCATTGCTCCCGATTTCCCCACAGGCGGAATAATTTACGGTTACGACGGAGTACGCGATGCCTTCCACACCGGAAAAGGCCGTATCGTTCTGCGTGCAAAAGTAAATTTCGAAGAAATCGGGAACCGTAACGCGATTATCGTAACCGAAGTTCCTTACCAGGTCAACAAAGCAGAAATGATTGCCAGAACTGCTGAACTGGTAAAAGACGAAAAAATCCCAGGTATCTACGAAATCCGTGACGAGTCCGACAGACAGGGTCTAAGAATCGTTTATGAACTTAAAAACGACGCTATTCCGAACGTAGTTCTGAACATGCTTTATAAATACACATCACTCCAAACCTCTTTCAGTGTGAATAATATCGCATTGGTAAAAGGAAGGCCGGAGCAGTTGAACCTAAAAAACATCATCCATCACTTCGTAGACCACCGTCACGAAATCGTGATCAGAAGAACCGAATACGAGCTGAGAAAAGCGAAAGAGCGTGCTCATATTTTGGAAGGTTTCATGAAGGTAATCGGTACTCAGGATGATCTGGATAAAGCGATTGCAATCATCCGTCACAGTTCTAATCCTGCAGAAGCGAAGGAAGGTTTGATGAAAGAGTTTGATCTTTCTGAAATTCAGGCACAGGCGATTCTGGATCTGAGATTAGCGAGGCTAACGGGGATGGAACTCGACAAGATCCGTGCGGAGTACGACGAGATCATGAATTTGATTAAAAACTTAGAAGATATCCTTGCCAACGAATCAAGAAGATTCGAGATCATTAAAGAGGAACTTCTGGATATGAAAGAGAAATATGGCGACGAAAGACGTTCAGAAATTGATTATTCAGGCGGCGAAATGTCGATTGAAGATTTAATTCCGGACGAAAAAGTAGTTCTTACCATTTCTCACGCGGGTTACATCAAAAGAACATCGCTTTCAGAATATAAGGTACAGAGCCGTGGCGGCGTAGGAAACCGTGCTGCGACAACCAGAGATGAAGATTTCCTGGAGTATATCGTAGCGGCGACCAATCACCAGTACATGCTTTTCTTTACCGAAAAAGGAAAATGTTTCTGGCTGAGGGTGTTTGAAATTCCTGAAGGTTCCAAAACTTCCAAAGGTAGAGCAGTTCAGAATCTCATCAATATTGAACCTGACGATAAGATTAAAGCTTACATCAGAACAAATGATCTGAAAGACGCTGATTATGTGAACAAGATGAATGTGGTGATGATTACCAAGAACGGTACCATCAAGAAAACTTCACTTGAAGCGTATTCCAGACCAAGAACGAATGGGGTAAATGCGATTGAAATCCGTGATAACGACCAGCTGTTAGGCGCAAGATTAACCAGCGGCGATTCAGAAATCATGATCGCGACTAAAAACGGTAAATGTATCCGTTTCCCTGAAGAAAAAGCCAGAGCAGTAGGCCGGGGATCTATTGGTGTACGCGGAATATCACTGGAAGATAATGACGAAGTTATTGGCATGATTGTCGTAAATGATGTGCAGAACGAAACCGTTTTGGTAGTTTCAGAGAAAGGATACGGTAAACGTACCGCGGTAGAAGATTACCGGGTGACCAACCGTGGCGGAAAAGGGGTTATTACCTTAAATATCACTGAGAAAACTGGAAATCTTATTGCGATTCAGAACGTAACTGATGAAGATGGATTGATGATCATTAATAAATCAGGTGTTGCCATCAGAATGGGAATGGATGAAATGCGCGTAATGGGTAGAAATACCCAGGGTGTAAAAGTCATCAACCTTAAGAATAATGATTCCATTGCTGCAATTGCCAAAGTTGAAATGGACAAAGATGTGAAAGAAGTAGAGGCTGTTGAGGAGGAAGCGCTGCCCGGCGCAGTAGATACCCTGATTCCGGAATTCAAAGATGCACCTCAGACAGGTGACAACGCCATCAGCAATATGGGAGACGAAGCTGTGCTGAAGAAAATTGAAGAAGAAGAGGAAAAACAGAACAGACAGATTGAAAAAGATAAAGAGGGTGACAGCACTGCTGACGAAGAATAA
- a CDS encoding tetratricopeptide repeat protein, producing the protein MKKIFLSIALVSATVAFAQKKEIAAAVKAIDAGDVATANSQVAAAEAVMGGKTYLVEPSVLEQYYYAKGLALLKSGKNAEGATYLAKMSELGKEKIYTGKDSSKNKVYYVGKAAADQSGVQGLKEDTYTPVLTSKIGNTINPLIEAANKTAMNAYTAKNYATAAPKFKEVYDLLKAGGQDNQQYLYYSGLNYALADKKNEAIDVYNQLIDSGYTGIQTTYFAKNKKSGEVEPLDKVTWDLNKKMGATSEYSDFKTETSSSIEKELFETNAALLVEAGRNDDALALIERGLKKFPSSVKLSELQGTAYYKSGKMDQFIANLKVQTEKNPTDANNWYNLGVLQSKDPATEADAVKSYKKAVELKPDFAQAWQNLTYVTMGDDAKAIDDYNAAKKAGKTEAANKIIEARRARLADALPYAEKWYENDQQNIDAVSLLKGLYMSNKKEAKFQEFKAKEAAMKASGK; encoded by the coding sequence ATGAAAAAAATATTTCTAAGCATCGCATTGGTTTCAGCAACTGTTGCGTTTGCACAAAAAAAAGAAATCGCCGCGGCAGTGAAAGCCATTGATGCAGGTGATGTTGCTACTGCCAATTCGCAGGTTGCTGCTGCCGAAGCAGTAATGGGAGGCAAAACCTATCTGGTGGAACCTTCTGTTTTAGAGCAGTATTATTATGCTAAAGGGCTGGCACTTTTAAAATCCGGTAAAAATGCTGAAGGAGCTACTTATCTGGCTAAAATGAGCGAACTCGGAAAAGAAAAAATTTATACCGGTAAAGACAGCAGCAAAAACAAAGTATACTACGTTGGCAAAGCAGCAGCAGACCAGTCAGGAGTGCAGGGACTGAAAGAAGATACCTATACTCCGGTTTTAACCTCAAAGATCGGGAACACTATTAATCCCCTTATCGAGGCCGCTAATAAAACAGCAATGAATGCCTATACCGCTAAAAACTATGCAACAGCAGCTCCTAAATTCAAGGAAGTGTATGACTTGCTTAAAGCAGGCGGGCAGGATAACCAGCAGTATCTGTATTATTCAGGTTTGAATTATGCTTTGGCAGACAAGAAAAACGAAGCGATTGATGTTTACAACCAACTGATCGATTCAGGATACACCGGTATCCAGACCACCTATTTCGCCAAGAATAAAAAATCCGGTGAGGTAGAACCTTTGGATAAAGTGACCTGGGATCTCAATAAAAAGATGGGGGCAACCTCAGAATACAGCGATTTCAAAACCGAAACTTCTTCAAGCATCGAAAAAGAACTGTTTGAAACCAATGCTGCATTGCTTGTAGAAGCAGGCAGAAACGATGATGCGCTTGCGCTGATCGAAAGAGGTCTTAAGAAATTCCCTTCAAGCGTAAAACTTTCAGAACTTCAGGGAACGGCATATTACAAATCCGGTAAAATGGATCAGTTTATTGCAAACCTGAAAGTACAGACCGAAAAGAATCCTACCGATGCCAATAACTGGTACAACCTGGGAGTTCTTCAGAGCAAAGATCCGGCAACTGAAGCCGATGCAGTGAAGTCCTACAAAAAAGCAGTAGAGTTAAAACCTGATTTCGCACAGGCCTGGCAGAATCTTACCTATGTAACAATGGGCGACGATGCGAAAGCGATTGATGATTATAACGCAGCTAAAAAAGCAGGAAAAACAGAAGCTGCCAATAAAATTATTGAAGCAAGAAGAGCAAGACTTGCAGATGCACTACCGTATGCTGAAAAATGGTACGAAAACGACCAGCAGAATATCGACGCTGTTTCTTTGTTGAAAGGCTTATACATGTCAAACAAAAAAGAAGCGAAATTCCAAGAATTTAAAGCCAAAGAAGCAGCAATGAAAGCTTCAGGAAAATAG
- a CDS encoding T9SS type A sorting domain-containing protein — translation MKKQLLYLLTLIPVLALSQYNNGPLSTGATSKSGVAAPAGYTWSEAQNNTGNTTESNTNAGFGCQKVGTTTNNFCADDFVIPAGQSWSITSIALFGYVTGYAGSTPPGMKARVKIMNGAPNVGTPTVVFGDDTTDRFASAADAMMYRIFNSSYPAPGSAVGTTRKIWRVNTTTPVTLSAGTYWMQFQMEDAASVATVWTPPVTTVGLRGLPTDNGLQNTGSWAPLLDAGNPSSAPDYPQDLPFIITYSVLGTDDVLQYDNRVKVYPNPTADYFTVNLPAESNPKKTTISVIDMSGRVVKEYQAADRYDVRMLAPGTYQLKIHTEGVIKTTKLIKK, via the coding sequence ATGAAAAAACAATTACTTTATTTATTAACGCTTATTCCCGTATTAGCATTGAGCCAGTACAACAATGGCCCACTGAGCACGGGAGCTACTTCCAAATCAGGTGTGGCTGCTCCTGCAGGCTATACATGGTCTGAAGCTCAGAACAACACCGGAAATACAACAGAATCCAATACCAACGCGGGATTTGGCTGCCAGAAAGTAGGAACTACAACCAATAATTTCTGTGCTGATGATTTTGTAATACCCGCGGGTCAGTCGTGGAGCATCACTTCGATTGCCCTCTTCGGCTATGTTACAGGATATGCGGGTTCCACTCCACCGGGAATGAAAGCGAGAGTGAAAATTATGAACGGAGCTCCTAATGTAGGTACTCCAACAGTTGTTTTCGGCGATGATACCACCGACCGTTTTGCGAGTGCGGCTGACGCAATGATGTACCGTATTTTTAATTCATCATATCCTGCCCCGGGAAGCGCCGTGGGAACTACCAGAAAAATATGGCGGGTAAATACCACAACACCGGTCACTTTATCGGCAGGCACTTACTGGATGCAGTTTCAGATGGAAGATGCTGCGTCTGTTGCTACGGTATGGACACCTCCTGTAACTACTGTCGGATTACGCGGACTGCCCACTGATAATGGGTTACAGAATACAGGATCATGGGCACCCCTACTCGATGCCGGAAACCCATCATCAGCTCCTGATTATCCGCAGGATCTGCCTTTCATCATTACCTATTCTGTATTGGGAACCGATGATGTTCTGCAGTACGACAACCGGGTAAAAGTCTATCCGAATCCTACGGCAGATTATTTTACCGTTAATCTTCCAGCGGAAAGCAACCCGAAAAAGACCACTATTTCCGTAATCGATATGTCCGGAAGGGTTGTAAAGGAATATCAGGCCGCGGACCGCTACGACGTCAGGATGCTGGCACCGGGAACGTATCAGCTTAAAATACATACCGAAGGCGTCATTAAAACTACGAAACTCATTAAAAAATAA
- a CDS encoding aminopeptidase P family protein, which produces MTSKEKIALLRQAMTKQNIDAFIVYSADPHMSEYLPEEWQERSWLSGFTGSAGFVVVTGQKAGLWTDGRYFVQAPKELHGSGIDLMKEGAEDTPNYIDWIIAEIPQNGTVAVNSLATSNTNWEALEQKLAAKNIKVVDLPLLKDIWVERTLQGKKNPVFVHPVERAGKSVAQKLSDIRQKMEELKASVHIISSLDDVAWTLNLRGSDVQSNPVFLGYIILTKNEAKLFVDLEKLDVDARKQMDESLVKMMPYEDFFAELGHLENETILISPNSNQSIFETLKAANTFIKAPVPGNLMKAIKNDTELEGFRTVMQRDGVAMVKFLYWLTHQAGKEEMTEYSIGEKLRGFRAEGKNFVGESFGSIVGYIENGAIMHYSAPKEGSKAVTNDSSILVDSGGQYLEGTTDITRTLALGAVSDDFKHNCTLALKGMIQLSMVKFPKGTRGVQLDAFARLALWNEAKDYNHGTGHGVGSFMNVHEGPQNIRKDMNFQELIPGMVVSNEPGFYWENHYGIRHENLIAVKETATTEFGTFYEFETLTICPFDRNVIATELLTQPEKEWLNSYHAWCKEKLENDLEGEIKEWFLEQVKPL; this is translated from the coding sequence ATGACTTCAAAAGAAAAAATCGCACTGCTTCGGCAGGCTATGACCAAACAAAACATTGATGCATTTATCGTTTATTCAGCAGATCCGCACATGAGCGAATACCTGCCCGAAGAATGGCAGGAACGCAGTTGGCTTTCGGGGTTCACGGGCTCTGCGGGCTTCGTGGTAGTTACCGGCCAAAAGGCAGGATTGTGGACAGACGGACGGTATTTTGTACAGGCACCCAAAGAACTTCACGGTTCGGGTATTGATCTGATGAAAGAAGGCGCGGAAGATACGCCCAACTATATCGACTGGATTATTGCAGAAATTCCCCAGAATGGTACTGTGGCAGTGAACAGTCTTGCCACCTCCAATACCAATTGGGAAGCGCTGGAACAGAAACTGGCAGCCAAAAACATCAAAGTGGTGGATCTACCGCTATTGAAAGACATCTGGGTAGAAAGAACTTTGCAGGGAAAGAAAAACCCTGTATTCGTACATCCTGTAGAAAGAGCCGGAAAATCGGTGGCACAGAAACTTTCAGATATTCGCCAGAAAATGGAGGAGCTGAAGGCCTCTGTTCATATTATTTCGAGCCTTGATGATGTTGCCTGGACTTTGAATTTAAGAGGCAGCGACGTACAGTCGAATCCCGTATTTCTTGGATATATCATCCTGACTAAAAATGAAGCGAAACTGTTTGTAGATCTGGAAAAACTGGATGTGGATGCCAGAAAACAGATGGATGAGTCTCTAGTGAAGATGATGCCTTACGAAGATTTCTTTGCTGAGCTTGGCCATCTTGAAAACGAAACCATATTAATCTCTCCCAACAGCAACCAGTCTATTTTTGAAACGCTGAAAGCAGCTAATACCTTTATCAAAGCACCGGTTCCGGGAAACCTGATGAAGGCGATCAAGAACGACACAGAACTCGAAGGTTTCAGAACGGTGATGCAGCGCGATGGGGTGGCCATGGTAAAATTCCTTTACTGGCTTACTCATCAGGCAGGAAAAGAAGAAATGACGGAATATTCAATAGGAGAGAAACTGAGAGGTTTCCGTGCAGAAGGCAAGAATTTTGTAGGTGAAAGTTTCGGCAGCATCGTAGGTTATATCGAAAATGGGGCAATTATGCATTACTCTGCTCCCAAAGAGGGCAGCAAAGCCGTTACCAACGATTCCTCAATCCTTGTGGATTCAGGCGGACAGTATCTGGAAGGAACTACAGATATCACCAGAACTTTGGCTTTAGGTGCTGTATCAGATGATTTCAAACATAACTGTACATTGGCATTAAAAGGAATGATCCAGCTTTCTATGGTGAAATTTCCAAAAGGGACCAGAGGGGTACAGCTCGATGCATTTGCAAGACTTGCGCTCTGGAACGAGGCTAAAGATTATAACCACGGAACGGGCCATGGTGTTGGAAGTTTCATGAATGTACATGAAGGTCCACAGAACATCCGCAAAGACATGAATTTCCAGGAGCTGATTCCGGGAATGGTCGTGTCGAACGAGCCCGGCTTCTACTGGGAAAACCATTACGGAATCCGTCACGAAAATCTTATTGCTGTAAAAGAAACGGCAACGACAGAATTCGGAACCTTCTATGAATTTGAAACCCTAACCATCTGTCCGTTCGACAGAAATGTAATCGCGACCGAATTGTTGACCCAACCTGAAAAAGAATGGCTCAACAGCTACCACGCGTGGTGTAAGGAAAAACTGGAAAACGACCTCGAAGGCGAAATCAAAGAATGGTTCCTTGAACAGGTGAAACCGCTTTAA
- a CDS encoding sterol desaturase family protein: MKKIAGFDFTDPLTFIISLILLVVIVFLRYVLLSGAYHWMVSKFGGTFLKHRLLYTPLNHSKQIRRELVLSSYSALIFGVVGMVVLLMYQLGFTKIYTDLHDYPIWYIPVSVIIYLLIHDFYYYWLHKWMHLSPVLRRYHMAHHKSVRTTAFTSFSFHPVESVLQAVILPLIVMILPMSLLAVFITLFLMTLSAIINHAGLEVYPLGRKAGFIRRNFIGATHHDQHHRNMKKNFGLYFTFWDRWMKTEK; this comes from the coding sequence ATGAAAAAAATCGCAGGTTTTGACTTTACGGATCCGCTTACCTTTATCATCTCCCTGATATTGCTGGTGGTGATTGTGTTTCTGCGCTATGTACTGCTGTCGGGTGCGTACCACTGGATGGTCTCAAAATTTGGCGGGACATTCCTGAAGCATCGCCTGCTTTACACGCCCCTGAATCACAGCAAACAGATCAGAAGAGAGTTGGTGCTTTCCTCCTACAGCGCCCTGATTTTCGGAGTGGTGGGTATGGTGGTTCTGCTGATGTATCAACTCGGATTTACGAAAATCTATACCGATCTTCACGATTATCCGATTTGGTATATTCCGGTGAGTGTGATCATCTATCTGCTTATTCACGATTTTTATTATTACTGGCTGCATAAGTGGATGCACCTATCGCCTGTATTGCGCCGCTACCACATGGCTCATCACAAAAGCGTGCGAACAACGGCTTTCACTTCTTTTTCCTTTCATCCGGTGGAATCGGTTTTACAGGCGGTTATTTTGCCGCTTATTGTAATGATTTTACCCATGAGTCTGCTGGCGGTTTTTATCACTTTATTTTTAATGACGCTCTCGGCGATCATTAATCATGCGGGGTTGGAAGTTTATCCGCTGGGCAGAAAGGCAGGCTTTATCCGCAGGAATTTTATTGGCGCCACCCATCACGATCAGCATCACCGAAACATGAAAAAGAATTTTGGACTGTATTTTACATTCTGGGACCGGTGGATGAAGACTGAAAAATAA
- the mnmE gene encoding tRNA uridine-5-carboxymethylaminomethyl(34) synthesis GTPase MnmE translates to MYNDTICALATANGIGALGIIRLSGDDAVAIVNKVFEGKNLEKAKSHTVHYGFIKDGAETVDEVMISVFLAPKTFTTENSVEISFHGSPYIGKKILEVMLKNGARMAKAGEFTMRAFMNGRIDLSQAESIADLIASENEASRKVALNQLKGGITNEISVLRTDLLNFVSLIELELDFAEEDVEFADRTALTALLRKIEDKLDALIESFQYGNAVKNGVAVAILGKPNAGKSTLLNALLKEDRAIVSDIAGTTRDTIEEVIHIKGNAFRLIDTAGLRETTDEIEKIGVEKAKEKSDKADVLIYLIDVASKDITADVAILKELLREDLETIICFTKIDEHSVLEHSLFEDIKTLTGIDHLKTLNISAKENQNLDELKNLLTAYVDQLKTDENVVITNQRHYEALQKSLSAVKAVDEAVTAKITTELLAYELRNALEYLGEISGEFTNDEVLGNIFSKFCIGK, encoded by the coding sequence ATGTACAACGACACCATCTGTGCTTTAGCCACAGCCAACGGAATTGGAGCGCTCGGGATCATCCGCCTTTCGGGTGATGATGCGGTAGCCATTGTGAATAAAGTTTTCGAAGGCAAAAACCTCGAAAAAGCCAAATCGCACACCGTTCATTACGGATTCATTAAAGACGGAGCTGAAACCGTGGACGAAGTAATGATTTCGGTATTTCTGGCACCAAAGACTTTTACCACTGAAAATTCTGTAGAAATTTCTTTCCACGGTTCACCGTATATCGGGAAGAAAATCCTGGAAGTGATGCTGAAAAACGGCGCAAGAATGGCCAAAGCAGGGGAATTTACGATGCGGGCATTCATGAACGGACGTATTGACCTTTCTCAGGCCGAATCTATTGCCGACCTTATCGCGTCTGAAAATGAAGCTTCGCGAAAAGTGGCGCTGAATCAGCTGAAAGGCGGTATTACCAACGAAATTTCAGTGCTCCGAACTGATCTCCTTAATTTTGTATCCCTCATTGAACTGGAACTGGACTTTGCTGAGGAAGATGTGGAGTTTGCCGACAGAACGGCTTTAACAGCACTTCTCCGTAAAATTGAAGACAAATTAGACGCGCTGATCGAAAGTTTCCAGTACGGCAATGCGGTGAAGAATGGAGTAGCAGTAGCTATTCTCGGGAAACCGAACGCCGGGAAATCGACCCTGCTCAATGCGCTGCTGAAAGAAGACCGCGCCATTGTAAGCGATATCGCAGGAACCACGCGCGACACGATTGAAGAAGTGATCCATATCAAAGGCAATGCCTTCCGCCTCATCGATACTGCAGGTCTGCGCGAAACAACCGACGAAATTGAGAAAATAGGTGTGGAAAAAGCGAAGGAAAAATCAGACAAAGCCGATGTGCTGATCTATCTGATCGATGTGGCTTCCAAAGATATTACAGCGGATGTCGCAATTCTGAAAGAACTTTTACGCGAAGACCTGGAGACCATCATCTGCTTTACAAAGATTGATGAACATTCAGTTTTAGAACATTCGCTCTTTGAAGATATTAAAACCCTGACAGGAATCGACCACCTCAAAACGCTGAATATTTCAGCCAAAGAAAACCAGAATCTTGATGAGCTCAAGAATCTTCTCACCGCTTATGTAGACCAGCTGAAGACCGATGAAAATGTGGTGATCACCAACCAGCGGCATTACGAAGCCTTACAGAAATCCCTTTCGGCCGTAAAAGCCGTAGACGAAGCGGTGACCGCTAAAATTACCACTGAACTTCTGGCCTATGAACTGCGCAATGCGCTGGAATATCTGGGCGAAATTTCCGGAGAGTTTACCAACGACGAAGTATTGGGAAATATATTCTCGAAATTCTGTATCGGAAAATAA
- a CDS encoding site-specific integrase, whose product MKVTLRERNQGGKTSLYLDFYHKGKRTTEYLKLYLNPNAKTKEEKEVNKKTLQLAETVRAQRQIEIQNGVYGFKDQEKMKGSLLSYIEGLTEKRADSSGNHGNWKSMLKHLRAFAKDDLLFSDLDRKLVEDFRDYLATVETKSEGVKLSQNSKYSYFNKFRAALKQAVKDGILMSNPADTVSGFKQDEPQREYLSLEELQQAAKAECEIPMMKTAFIFSALTGLRWSDINKLLWSEVQHSKDMGYHIRFRQQKTKGAETLPISEQAYGLLGERDKPEERVFKGLKYSAWHNLKLQQWMMKAGISKTITFHCARHTYATLQLSAGTDIYTVSKLLGHRELKTTQIYAKVIDSKKKEAANKIILDL is encoded by the coding sequence ATGAAAGTCACGCTAAGAGAAAGAAACCAGGGGGGAAAGACAAGCCTCTATTTGGACTTCTACCATAAAGGTAAAAGAACCACAGAATACCTCAAGCTTTATCTGAATCCGAACGCTAAAACGAAGGAGGAAAAGGAAGTCAATAAAAAGACTTTACAGTTAGCGGAAACCGTAAGGGCGCAAAGACAGATAGAGATCCAGAACGGAGTTTATGGCTTTAAGGATCAGGAGAAGATGAAGGGAAGTCTGCTTTCCTATATTGAAGGACTTACGGAAAAACGTGCTGACAGTTCAGGGAACCATGGAAACTGGAAAAGCATGCTGAAGCATCTAAGAGCTTTTGCTAAGGATGATTTGTTGTTTTCTGATCTTGATCGCAAACTGGTGGAAGATTTCCGCGACTACCTGGCAACAGTGGAAACAAAGTCTGAAGGCGTGAAGCTTTCCCAAAACTCAAAATACTCTTATTTCAATAAATTTAGGGCAGCACTCAAGCAGGCTGTCAAAGATGGAATACTCATGAGTAACCCTGCTGACACGGTGAGTGGTTTCAAACAGGACGAACCTCAACGCGAATACCTGTCTCTGGAAGAATTGCAGCAGGCAGCAAAAGCGGAGTGTGAGATTCCCATGATGAAAACAGCATTTATCTTTTCTGCATTGACCGGCTTACGGTGGTCAGACATCAATAAATTACTGTGGTCCGAAGTTCAGCATTCAAAAGATATGGGGTACCACATCCGGTTTCGCCAGCAGAAGACCAAAGGAGCCGAAACACTGCCAATCTCAGAGCAGGCTTACGGTTTGTTGGGTGAGCGGGATAAACCCGAAGAGCGAGTCTTTAAAGGACTTAAATACTCCGCCTGGCATAACCTTAAACTTCAGCAGTGGATGATGAAAGCAGGAATCTCCAAGACCATTACTTTTCACTGCGCACGGCACACCTATGCAACGCTGCAGCTTTCAGCCGGAACCGACATTTACACGGTTTCAAAACTCCTGGGACACCGGGAACTGAAAACCACCCAGATTTACGCAAAAGTAATAGACTCCAAGAAGAAGGAGGCAGCGAACAAAATAATTCTTGACCTATGA